Genomic segment of Myxococcus stipitatus:
GCCCGCTCATGGCACGACGGGAACCCCACAGGACTCGCGCAGGCCCACCGGCGCGCTCTGCCGGTACACGCCCTGGTCCGTCTCCACCTCGACCTCCAGCGAGCGGATCTTCCGGCAGTGCTCGGGCGTGACTCCCAGCGCGAACACCCGCGAGTCCCCCGGCAGCACGTACCAGCCGGGCTCCTCCTTCTCCACCACGCGCTGGCCCTGCGCATCCAGCGCGCGCACGCGCGCCTGGCGGATGAAGAAGTTCACCGTGCCCGGGTTCCTGACGCGGAACTGGAAGTGGGAGTCGCGCAGGTCCACCTCCTCGACCCGCGCCTGCACGTCGCGCTGCGTGGGCGCGACGAAGACGGGGATGGAGACCCGGGTGAGAATCTTCAAGCCCATGGACGGAGGCAGCGGTCCCACCGGGGGCAGCTCCTCCACGATGAGCCGGAACGAGCGCTCCGTGTTCCGCGCCGCGGAGGAGATGCCCACCCGGATGGGGCGGGACTCCCCCGGCGCCAGCGTCAACATGGCTGGAAAGAAGAAGACCTCCTGCGTGGGCTGAAGCGTCATGCGCCCGCCATCGTCCTGGGTCCACGTGTGGACGGAGGCCTGGAACCGCGTCGTCTCGGTCCCCTGGTTCCTCACCGTCACCACCACGCCCTTGGCTCCGCCTTCCAGCTCCAGGCGGATGGGATTGACTTCAACGGTCGCGGCGAGCCCGGCCCCCGGAAGGGCGGTGCTCAAGAAGGCCGCCAATCCCAGACATCGGGCCCAGGAGGAAGGACGCAGGTGCATGGGGCTTCATTCCCAATCAGAAGGTGATGGTCGCGACGACCGTGTCGTTGTAGGTGCCGGACGGGACGTTCTGTCCGCGCGCCACCGTGCCGTAGACGAGCACGGGCGTGGACAGGCCCGTGCCGACATAGGGCAGGCCCGTGCCGGAGGTGTTGCCCCAGACGACCAGGCGGGCCACGTCCTGGTAGAGCTTGTAGGAGAGGTAGTTGGACGACGTGGTGTTGAGCATCCGGCGCAGCGGCGCCGCGTCCGTGGAGCCCGTGTCGGGGTGCGAGCCCTGGCCCAGCGTGACGACGGCGGTGCTCAGCAGGGTGCACTGCACCGTCACCGAGCCCGATGCCAGCAGGTCGACGCCCGCGCTCGAGTTGATGACCACCGGGTCGTAGTTGCCGAAGTTGAGTGTCCCGGAGTTGATGCTGCAGGCCGCGGATACGGTGGCCGTCACCGTCAGGTTGGCGGTGGCCGTGGCGGCCTCGGACTGGGTCGACGCGAAGACGGAGGCGGCGACAACCGCGGCGGCGAAGGCGCGTTGGGCTGCTTTCATGTTCACTGCTCCAGCGGCAAGGGCCGGGAGATACCGGCCACGCCGACGGTGCATTGCAGCTTGGGCGCCAACGCCGGGAACGCCAAGGCAGCCCGGGTCGAGCGCCTCTGACTCCCGCTGGCGCCGTGTGGTTCACGGCGGAACCCGCGCCGGGACATCCACTGGTGGGCGTCAACCCCGGCCCGCGAGGGCACTTCCGGGCCGGAGTCGTGGGCCCGGAGGTGCGGGGCACGCAGGGGCGGCGGCTTCCCTGAGGGAGTGTTCCGCTTCCCGTTGGAGGTAGCGCGGGGACGTCAGGGCTGGAAGGCGCTCTTCACCGCATCCAACGGGGGATTGGCTCCCGAGACAGGGTCTGTACAACCTTGATTGAGCGACCAGATGATGGTGCCCCCGAAGCCGTTGGCGCGGGCATAGGCGCCCTTGGCGGCAATGGCTTGGGGCGAGTCATAGGAAATCCACCGCACCGTGCCGTCCACCACCGGCGAGGCGAACGTGACGTAGCTCGACTGGGCGGCGGCGTCCCAGTGATAGACGCCGGTGGCCGACAGGCTCATGATCCGCGCGTAGGTGAAATCATTGTCGCTGCCCACGTAGTCAGACCAATCCGTATAGGGTTGGTAGGGGCCGGTGATGTGTCGCC
This window contains:
- a CDS encoding fimbrial biogenesis chaperone, coding for MHLRPSSWARCLGLAAFLSTALPGAGLAATVEVNPIRLELEGGAKGVVVTVRNQGTETTRFQASVHTWTQDDGGRMTLQPTQEVFFFPAMLTLAPGESRPIRVGISSAARNTERSFRLIVEELPPVGPLPPSMGLKILTRVSIPVFVAPTQRDVQARVEEVDLRDSHFQFRVRNPGTVNFFIRQARVRALDAQGQRVVEKEEPGWYVLPGDSRVFALGVTPEHCRKIRSLEVEVETDQGVYRQSAPVGLRESCGVPVVP
- the pru gene encoding fruiting body development fimbrial-like coat protein PRU; the encoded protein is MKAAQRAFAAAVVAASVFASTQSEAATATANLTVTATVSAACSINSGTLNFGNYDPVVINSSAGVDLLASGSVTVQCTLLSTAVVTLGQGSHPDTGSTDAAPLRRMLNTTSSNYLSYKLYQDVARLVVWGNTSGTGLPYVGTGLSTPVLVYGTVARGQNVPSGTYNDTVVATITF